A genomic window from Lotus japonicus ecotype B-129 chromosome 1, LjGifu_v1.2 includes:
- the LOC130743954 gene encoding uncharacterized protein LOC130743954, translated as MTQDSRKKIAVGPKPIKNSHGVKFLGLKTSSSTPSRVTRSSAKIVSPESSGPAKRTRSMRIKHVVKRGTGKASSVQDISEDSIPDPQVDDNQESDAPDADADQVIHDVLETLADVATAQDVMPNVESQDDRDSEPNFAENACESDAEKEDDTDVASHESSSEKTPSVKIPHEKTPEPVSRKGKKKMFAAFEEEDSNDQEVHKKVIASAGKEATVSTNKNVTGLKEKKKKVSVLEKKEKKEKKDEKVAASTGRKRKHVAETDSEPDVPDISTSAKKRIKVKRIPLNVPEAPIDNVFFHFASSAQSWKFVVQRRLAIERELHEDALELKEIMDLLADAGLMKTVKDIGRCFSQLVREFIVNIPTDCDDESSSEFRKVYVRGKCVNFSPEVVNEFLGRSPVAGTDEEPELNRIAKTLTARWSKSGQRKDCFPLGS; from the exons ATGACTCAAGATTCAAGAAAGAAGATCGCTGTCGGTCCCAAACCCATAAAGAACTCTCATGGAGTCAAATTTCTTGGTTTGAAGACTTCATCTTCTACTCCATCTAGGGTTACTCGTTCCTCTGCAAAAATTGTCTCTCCAGAATCGTCTGGACCTGCCAAGAGGACAAGGAGTATGAGGATCAAGCATGTTGTCAAGCGAGGCACAGGGAAAGCATCAAGTGTTCAGGACATCTCAGAGGATTCCATTCCTGATCCACAGGTTGATGATAATCAAGAAAGCGATGCCCCCGATGCTGATGCAGATCAAGTTATCCACGATGTCTTGGAGACTCTTGCAGATGTTGCCACTGCACAGGATGTCATGCCAAATGTTGAATCACAGGATGATCGTGATTCTGAACCAAACTTTGCAGAAAACGCTTGTGAGTCTGATGCTGAGAAGGAAGATGATACTGATGTTGCTAGTCATGAATCTTCAAGTGAGAAGACTCCCTCTGTTAAAATTCCCCATGAGAAGACTCCTGAACCCGTGTCTAGGAAGggtaagaaaaaaatgtttgctGCCTTTGAAGAAGAAGACTCTAATGATCAAGAAGTACACAAGAAAGTCATTGCCTCTGCTGGTAAGGAGGCCACAGTCTCTACAAACAAGAATGTTACAGGtctgaaagaaaagaagaagaag GTTTCAGTTCTtgagaagaaggaaaagaaggaaaagaaagatgagaaaGTTGCTGCATCAACTGGAAGGAAGAGGAAACATGTTGCTGAAACTGACTCTGAACCAGATGTCCCTGACATCTCCACCTCTGCCAAGAAAAGAATTAAGGTGAAGAGAATTCCTTTGAATGTTCCAGAGGCACCAATTGACAATGTATTTTTCCACTTTGCTAGTTCTGCACAAAGTTGGAAGTTTGTTGTTCAGAGAAGGTTAGCCATAGAAAGGGAGCTCCATGAAGATGCTTTGGAACTTAAAGAGATCATGGATCTGTTGGCTGATGCAGGTTTGATGAAGACTGTCAAGGACATTGGTAGATGCTTCTCTCAATTAGTTAGGGAATTCATTGTGAATATCCCTACTGACTGTGATGATGAGAGTAGCTCTGAGTTCAGGAAGGTCTATGTCAGAGGAAAGTGTGTAAATTTCTCTCCTGAAGTTGTTAATGAGTTTTTGGGAAGAAGTCCGGTTgctggaactgatgaagaacccgAGTTGAATAGGATTGCTAAGACCCTGACTGCAAGATGGTCAAAAAGTGGCCAAAGAAAGGATTGCTTCCCTCTGGGAAGTTAA
- the LOC130743992 gene encoding serine racemase-like, giving the protein MEEKRQIKKGKYAADISSIMEANQRIRPHVLRTPVLTSTSLNAMSGRQLHFKCECLQRCGAFKFRGACNAVFSLNDEEAAKGVVTHSSGNHAAALSLAAKLRGIPAYIIVPKNAPACKVENVKRYGGQVIFSEATIKSREETAARVQQQTGGILIPSSNDGRIMSGQGTISLEFLEQVPHLDTLVVPISGGGMISGVALAAKSINPAIRILAAEPNGADDAAQSKSLKNLGLTKSAGRIIRLPETNTIADGLKAFLGDCTWPVVRDLVEDVITVEDSEILKAMKLCFQILKVVVEPSGAIGLAAVLSDAFQKNPAWKDCNNIGIVVSGGNVDLGVLWDSLNKAI; this is encoded by the exons ATGGAAGAGAAGAGGCAAATAAAAAAAGGGAAATATGCTGCTGATATTTCCTCCATAATGGAAGCCAATCAACGGATCAGACCACATGTTCTTAGAACACCTGTTCTCACCTCCACCTCCCTTAATGCTATGTCAGGAAGGCAGCTACACTTCAAGTGTGAATGCTTGCAAAGATGCGGAGCTTTTAAATTCAGAGGAGCTTGCAATGCAGTCTTCTCTCTTAATGACGAAGAGGCCGCCAAAGGGGTTGTCACACATAGCAGCGGAAACCATGCTGCAGCACTCTCTTTGGCAGCCAAGCTTCGTGGTATCCCTGCGTACATAATTGTTCCAAAAAATGCACCAGCTTGCAAAGTGGAAAATGTGAAGCGCTATGGTGGTCAGGTAATCTTCTCTGAGGCAACTATCAAATCAAGAGAGGAGACTGCAGCTAGAGTACAGCAACAAACTGGTGGTATACTTATACCGTCATCTAACGATGGGCGCATAATGAGTGGTCAGGGCACCATATCACTTGAGTTTTTGGAACAAGTCCCGCATCTAGATACACTAGTTGTACCTATAAGTGGAGGTGGTATGATCTCAGGAGTGGCATTGGCTGCCAAGTCCATCAACCCTGCTATTCGAATTTTAGCGGCTGAACCTAATGGGGCTGATGATGCAGCACAGTCTaaatct cttaaaaacttgggtcttacaaaatcGGCTGGGAGGATTATTAGGTTGCCCGAGACCAACACAATAGCTGATGGACTTAAAGCATTCCTTGGAGATTGCACATGGCCTGTGGTTCGAGACCTAGTTGAGGATGTGATAACTGTGGAAGACAGTGAGATCTTGAAAGCAATGAAGCTATGTTTTCAAATTCTGAAGGTGGTTGTGGAACCAAGTGGAGCAATTGGACTTGCTGCGGTTCTATCAGATGCTTTCCAGAAGAATCCTGCTTGGAAGGACTGCAACAATATTGGAATTGTTGTTTCAGGGGGCAATGTTGATCTAGGTGTGCTCTGGGATTCTCTCAATAAAGCAATATGA